One segment of Fusobacterium sp. IOR10 DNA contains the following:
- a CDS encoding sodium:solute symporter: protein MKEFILMIYFVVVILIGINSFKKIKNNKDFFIAGKKAGVLQVSGSLLASVLGSSAIIGSVNFAYLKGWAGSWLLLCAAFGMTLLYPLINHIKDFKGFNLPEMLGEFYGNNVKQLASLLIPVAWTGIVASQIMGAAKIISILTTFNYTSGVIISGVVFIVYTILGGQLSIIKTDFVQLLFIILGIVATYIYIAPQPININPLPLINNTFTPTDILVMVLSYSTTFVVGPDIYSRLFCAKDEKVMKKSIIIAVAVLLPLAYILTRIGIYGQEIFSNVNIANNSILLLIAKNKLPNIISITLYFSLLSAVISSADTTLLTAASLFTQVFTKDLHNKKSIFFTRIFIVIFGLFSLLVAIKMKYILSTLLSALAIYSGAFIIPTFIGLFGFRVKEKVVIIAILSGGIIALIGKKYGGDIGNYISISAFFINALILYIGKKITD, encoded by the coding sequence ATGAAAGAGTTTATTTTAATGATTTATTTTGTTGTTGTTATTCTTATTGGAATTAATTCATTTAAAAAAATAAAAAATAACAAAGATTTTTTTATTGCTGGAAAAAAAGCTGGAGTACTTCAAGTTTCTGGAAGTTTGCTTGCTTCTGTACTAGGAAGCTCAGCTATAATAGGAAGTGTTAATTTCGCTTATTTAAAGGGATGGGCTGGCTCTTGGTTGCTTTTATGCGCAGCCTTTGGTATGACTCTGCTATATCCTCTAATAAATCATATTAAAGATTTTAAAGGATTTAATTTGCCAGAAATGTTAGGAGAATTTTATGGAAACAATGTAAAGCAACTTGCTTCTCTTCTTATTCCAGTGGCTTGGACAGGAATAGTTGCCTCACAAATTATGGGAGCTGCTAAAATTATTTCCATATTAACTACATTTAATTATACTAGTGGAGTTATTATCAGTGGTGTGGTTTTTATTGTTTATACTATACTTGGGGGACAACTTTCAATTATAAAAACTGATTTTGTTCAACTATTATTTATTATTTTAGGTATTGTTGCAACTTATATTTATATTGCTCCACAACCTATAAATATAAACCCATTGCCTCTTATTAATAATACATTTACACCTACAGATATATTAGTTATGGTATTGTCATACTCTACAACCTTTGTAGTTGGTCCTGATATTTATTCTAGACTTTTTTGTGCTAAGGATGAAAAAGTTATGAAAAAATCTATAATTATTGCTGTTGCTGTTTTATTACCCCTTGCTTATATTTTAACTAGAATAGGAATATATGGACAAGAGATTTTTAGTAATGTAAATATTGCTAACAATTCAATTTTACTATTAATAGCTAAAAATAAATTACCAAATATAATATCTATTACTCTTTATTTTTCTTTATTATCTGCTGTAATTTCTTCTGCTGATACAACTTTACTTACAGCAGCATCACTTTTTACACAGGTGTTCACTAAAGATTTACATAATAAAAAGTCTATCTTTTTCACAAGAATATTCATTGTCATTTTCGGATTATTTTCTTTATTAGTTGCTATTAAAATGAAGTATATACTTTCTACTCTTTTGTCAGCTTTGGCCATTTATTCTGGGGCATTTATAATACCAACTTTTATAGGATTATTTGGTTTTAGAGTGAAAGAAAAAGTTGTTATTATTGCTATTTTATCTGGAGGAATAATTGCATTAATTGGAAAAAAATATGGGGGAGATATTGGAAATTACATATCTATTTCAGCCTTCTTTATAAATGCTTTAATTCTTTATATTGGGAAAAAAATAACTGACTAA